The Vibrio kanaloae genome has a window encoding:
- the trpS gene encoding tryptophan--tRNA ligase: protein MSKPIVLSGVQPSGELSIGNYLGALRQWQQMQDDYDCQYCVVDLHAITVRQDPKALHEATLDALAICLAVGVDPKKSTLFVQSHVPEHAQLGWLLNCYTQMGELSRMTQFKDKSARHSNDVNVGLYDYPVLMAADILLYGAHQVPVGSDQKQHLELARDIATRFNNIYGPETPIFQVPEPYIPTVNARVMSLQDATKKMSKSDDNRKNVITLLEEPKSIIKKINKAQTDAETPPRIAHDWENKAGISNLMGLYSAATGKTFAEIEAQYQGVEMYGPFKKDVGAALVEMLEPIQSEYHRIRADRAYMDAVMKAGAEKASERASVTLKKAYAAVGFVTRP from the coding sequence ATGAGCAAGCCCATCGTATTGAGTGGTGTTCAACCATCTGGTGAACTAAGTATCGGTAACTACTTGGGTGCTCTACGTCAATGGCAACAGATGCAAGATGATTACGATTGCCAATACTGTGTTGTAGACCTTCACGCAATTACGGTTCGCCAAGACCCGAAAGCACTGCATGAAGCGACTCTAGACGCACTAGCAATCTGTCTTGCTGTCGGTGTTGATCCAAAGAAGAGCACGCTATTTGTTCAGTCACACGTACCAGAGCATGCTCAACTTGGTTGGCTTCTTAACTGTTACACACAAATGGGTGAACTGAGCCGTATGACTCAGTTTAAAGATAAGTCTGCGCGTCACTCGAACGACGTAAACGTAGGCCTATACGACTACCCAGTGTTGATGGCTGCAGACATCCTGCTTTACGGTGCTCACCAAGTACCTGTAGGTAGCGACCAGAAACAACACTTAGAGCTAGCGCGTGATATCGCAACTCGTTTTAACAACATCTACGGTCCTGAAACGCCAATCTTCCAAGTACCAGAACCTTACATTCCAACAGTGAATGCACGTGTAATGAGCTTGCAAGATGCGACGAAGAAGATGTCTAAGTCAGACGACAACCGTAAGAACGTCATTACTCTGCTAGAAGAGCCTAAGTCGATCATCAAGAAGATCAACAAAGCGCAAACCGATGCAGAAACACCACCACGTATTGCTCACGATTGGGAAAACAAAGCGGGTATTTCTAACCTAATGGGCTTGTACTCTGCAGCGACGGGTAAAACGTTCGCAGAGATCGAAGCGCAATACCAAGGCGTTGAAATGTACGGTCCATTTAAGAAAGATGTAGGTGCTGCATTGGTTGAGATGCTTGAGCCGATTCAATCTGAATACCACCGTATCCGTGCTGATCGTGCGTACATGGACGCAGTAATGAAAGCGGGGGCTGAAAAAGCGTCTGAGCGTGCTTCTGTGACACTGAAAAAAGCGTACGCAGCAGTTGGCTTTGTTACTCGCCCATAG
- a CDS encoding type IV pilus secretin PilQ has protein sequence MNKGLQGLIVSVMLIFSVLSHAEDLPNKLENIDFRVNKNKDAVLIIELATSTVVVDVQRAQEGLSIELINTHVDDNKLQLLDVKDFATLVEGVEVYKEAPSTRLLATISKDYQYEYNLKGRFIEVVISKPALEEAITEKSILEKEGKLISINFQDIPVRNVLQLIADYNDFNLVVSDSVTGNLTLRLDGVPWQQVLDIILQVKGLDKRVDGNVILVAPKDELDLREQQALEKSRLEEELGELKSEIIKIHFAKATDIADMIGGDGTVSMLSDRGSITIDERTNSLLIRELEENIAVIRSIIESLDIPVKQVQIEARIVTVTEGNLDELGVRWGASSTNGSFTVGGSIEGNYPSIAPYDSNGGNSVIDEYLNVNLGATSSNASSIAFQVAKLGSDTLLDLELSALQQESKAEIISSPRLITTNKKPAYIEQGTEIPYLESSSSGATSVAFKKAVLSLKVTPQITPDNRLVLDLSVTQDRPGQVVKTGTGEAVAIDTQRIGTQVLVNNGETVVLGGIFQHSVSSTVDKVPLLGDLPVLGALFRRSYENVGKSELLIFVTPKVVIQ, from the coding sequence ATGAACAAAGGGTTACAAGGCTTGATTGTGTCTGTGATGTTGATCTTTAGTGTGCTCAGTCACGCTGAGGACTTACCTAATAAGTTAGAGAATATTGATTTTAGGGTGAACAAAAATAAAGACGCTGTCCTAATTATCGAACTCGCAACCAGCACGGTTGTGGTGGATGTTCAACGTGCGCAAGAGGGGCTAAGCATAGAGCTGATCAATACTCATGTTGATGACAACAAACTCCAGCTTCTTGATGTGAAAGATTTCGCTACCTTGGTTGAAGGCGTGGAAGTGTATAAAGAGGCCCCAAGCACTCGGTTGTTAGCGACAATCAGCAAGGATTACCAATACGAATACAATCTCAAAGGCCGTTTTATTGAGGTGGTGATCAGTAAGCCTGCTCTAGAAGAAGCGATAACAGAGAAAAGTATACTCGAGAAAGAGGGTAAGCTGATATCGATTAACTTCCAAGATATTCCAGTGCGAAATGTCCTGCAGCTTATCGCTGACTATAACGACTTTAACTTAGTCGTGTCTGATTCAGTAACCGGAAACCTAACTTTACGTTTAGATGGTGTGCCTTGGCAGCAAGTTCTAGATATCATCTTACAGGTCAAAGGGTTAGATAAGCGGGTAGATGGCAATGTCATCTTGGTGGCGCCAAAAGATGAACTAGACCTTCGAGAGCAGCAAGCGTTAGAGAAGTCGCGTTTAGAAGAGGAATTGGGTGAGCTTAAGTCGGAAATCATTAAGATTCACTTTGCTAAAGCGACCGACATTGCCGACATGATTGGTGGTGATGGGACGGTGAGCATGTTGTCCGATCGTGGTTCGATTACTATTGATGAGCGCACCAATTCATTGCTTATTCGTGAACTGGAGGAAAACATTGCCGTGATACGAAGCATTATTGAATCTTTAGATATCCCTGTGAAGCAAGTTCAGATAGAGGCGCGTATTGTGACTGTTACTGAGGGGAACCTTGATGAACTAGGAGTGCGTTGGGGAGCATCTTCAACAAACGGAAGCTTCACGGTTGGTGGTTCTATCGAAGGTAACTACCCGTCTATTGCACCTTACGATAGTAATGGAGGGAATAGCGTCATTGATGAGTACCTCAACGTTAATTTAGGTGCGACATCTTCAAATGCTTCGAGTATCGCATTTCAGGTTGCTAAACTGGGCTCTGATACTCTGCTCGACCTTGAGTTATCAGCGTTACAACAAGAGTCAAAAGCTGAAATTATTTCGAGTCCACGTTTGATTACTACCAATAAAAAGCCCGCTTATATTGAGCAAGGTACTGAAATTCCTTATTTAGAGTCATCTTCAAGTGGTGCAACGTCAGTCGCATTTAAGAAAGCGGTATTGAGCCTTAAGGTGACGCCGCAGATCACGCCAGACAATCGTTTGGTGTTGGATTTGAGCGTAACTCAAGATAGGCCCGGACAGGTGGTGAAAACCGGAACTGGAGAGGCTGTTGCAATTGATACCCAGCGTATTGGCACGCAAGTGCTTGTTAATAATGGTGAAACAGTTGTTCTTGGTGGGATATTTCAGCACAGTGTGAGTAGCACCGTCGATAAAGTTCCTCTATTGGGAGACCTGCCTGTATTAGGGGCTTTGTTCCGCAGAAGCTACGAAAATGTAGGGAAAAGTGAGTTGTTGATCTTTGTTACACCGAAAGTTGTGATTCAGTAA
- the aroK gene encoding shikimate kinase AroK: MAEKRNIFLVGPMGAGKSTIGRHLASQLHMEFLDSDTVIEERTGADIAWVFDVEGEEGFRKREESVINDLTEEQGIVLATGGGSVLSKENRNRLSARGIVVYLETTIEKQLARTNRDKKRPLLQTDNPRDVLEDLAVSRNALYEEVADYTVRTDDQSAKVVANQIVKMLEER; this comes from the coding sequence ATGGCTGAGAAACGCAATATTTTTCTTGTTGGCCCAATGGGCGCCGGCAAAAGTACAATTGGTAGACACCTAGCTTCCCAACTTCATATGGAGTTTTTAGACTCCGACACTGTGATCGAAGAGCGCACTGGCGCAGACATCGCATGGGTTTTTGATGTTGAGGGCGAAGAAGGTTTCCGTAAACGCGAAGAATCTGTAATCAACGACCTGACAGAAGAGCAAGGAATTGTTCTTGCGACAGGCGGTGGTTCAGTGCTGAGCAAAGAAAACCGTAACCGTCTATCTGCACGAGGCATTGTTGTATACCTAGAGACAACAATTGAAAAGCAACTTGCTCGCACTAACCGCGACAAGAAACGCCCTCTACTTCAAACAGACAACCCGCGAGATGTACTAGAAGATCTAGCCGTATCTCGCAACGCACTATACGAAGAAGTGGCGGACTACACAGTTCGTACTGACGACCAAAGTGCAAAAGTGGTAGCCAACCAGATCGTAAAAATGCTAGAAGAACGTTAA
- a CDS encoding Dam family site-specific DNA-(adenine-N6)-methyltransferase: MKKQRAFLKWAGGKYGLVEDIQRHLPPARKLVEPFVGAGSVFLNTDFEQYLLADINPDLINLYNLLKTDPETYITEAKRWFCPENNRKEAFLDIRAEFNGTDNVMYRSLAFLYMNRFGFNGLCRYNKKGGFNVPFGSYKKPYFPEAELEFFAEKAKKATFVCEGYHETFSRARKGCVVYCDPPYAPLSNTANFTSYAGNGFSLDDQAALADVAEKAAMERGIPVLISNHDTTLTRRLYHGAELNVVKVKRTISRNGAGRNKVDELLALFHKEKNKQHASAE, translated from the coding sequence ATGAAAAAGCAGCGTGCCTTTCTAAAATGGGCTGGTGGTAAATATGGCCTAGTTGAAGACATCCAACGTCACCTGCCACCTGCTCGTAAATTGGTAGAACCGTTTGTCGGTGCTGGCTCAGTGTTTTTGAATACTGACTTTGAACAGTACCTATTGGCAGATATCAATCCCGATCTTATCAACCTATATAACCTTCTTAAAACGGATCCTGAAACCTACATCACTGAAGCGAAGCGTTGGTTCTGCCCTGAGAACAACCGTAAAGAAGCCTTCCTAGATATTCGAGCTGAGTTCAATGGTACAGATAACGTCATGTATCGCTCGTTGGCTTTCTTGTATATGAACCGATTTGGCTTTAATGGCCTATGTCGTTACAACAAGAAGGGCGGTTTTAACGTTCCGTTTGGTTCTTACAAAAAACCTTACTTCCCAGAAGCTGAGTTGGAGTTTTTTGCCGAGAAAGCGAAAAAAGCCACCTTCGTCTGTGAGGGATACCATGAAACCTTTAGCCGCGCCCGTAAAGGCTGTGTGGTTTACTGTGATCCTCCATACGCACCGCTGTCGAATACGGCTAACTTTACCTCTTACGCAGGTAATGGCTTTAGCTTAGATGATCAAGCTGCGCTGGCGGATGTTGCTGAAAAAGCAGCGATGGAACGCGGTATTCCTGTTTTGATTTCAAATCACGATACGACATTAACGCGTCGCTTATATCATGGTGCGGAATTGAATGTGGTGAAGGTGAAGCGCACTATCAGCCGTAACGGCGCTGGACGTAATAAAGTGGATGAGTTACTGGCGCTTTTCCATAAAGAGAAAAACAAGCAACACGCATCAGCGGAATAG
- a CDS encoding pilus assembly protein PilP, whose protein sequence is MKPNRVFCSTLLLLLLVGCKANEDSLEGFVVQVEAKAKKEVEQLVPAAEFTAATYQRRAFRPPFELPKEAIVQNQPLIKKNCWQPSARSRNGKLEKYPLSKLRLRGVMGSGSSVFGLVQTPKGSVVNVKKGQFIGLNNGRVTKVTSQHVLINETLPDGLGCWHKRNVKLALK, encoded by the coding sequence ATGAAACCCAATAGAGTGTTCTGTTCAACCTTACTACTGCTTTTGCTTGTGGGCTGTAAAGCGAATGAAGATTCGTTAGAAGGTTTTGTGGTGCAAGTCGAAGCCAAGGCCAAGAAAGAGGTGGAACAGCTTGTTCCTGCCGCTGAGTTTACGGCTGCTACTTATCAACGTCGAGCTTTTCGTCCTCCGTTTGAACTTCCTAAGGAAGCCATTGTGCAGAATCAGCCTCTAATTAAGAAAAATTGTTGGCAACCTAGTGCTCGCTCTCGGAATGGCAAGCTAGAGAAATACCCGCTGAGTAAGCTTCGTTTAAGAGGCGTGATGGGAAGTGGCTCAAGCGTGTTTGGATTAGTGCAAACACCCAAAGGGAGTGTGGTTAACGTGAAAAAAGGCCAGTTTATCGGTTTAAATAACGGTCGTGTTACTAAAGTAACGAGCCAGCACGTTCTGATTAATGAAACTCTTCCAGATGGCTTAGGTTGTTGGCACAAGCGCAACGTTAAGCTGGCTCTGAAGTAA
- a CDS encoding phosphoglycolate phosphatase: MSLSSIKLIAFDLDGTLLDSVPDLAVAADQACQELGFSSVSEEQVRDYVGNGADVLIGRSLSRNLTVDPSLAPDLLKKARILFDDFYEQGGHKLSHLYPSVKETLVELHKAGFTMALVTNKPSKFVPDVLAQHGIDKYFVDVLGGDSFPEKKPNPVALNWLLEKHNVKAEEVLMVGDSSNDIKAAKNAGCHSFGLTYGYNHGEPISASNPDYVAGNIAQLLDVVLVSA, translated from the coding sequence ATGTCATTAAGTTCAATAAAACTGATCGCCTTTGATTTGGATGGAACCTTGTTAGACAGCGTGCCTGATTTGGCGGTTGCGGCTGACCAAGCTTGTCAGGAACTGGGTTTCTCTTCAGTGAGCGAAGAACAAGTTCGCGATTATGTAGGCAATGGTGCTGACGTGCTTATCGGACGCTCACTCAGCCGCAACCTAACTGTTGACCCAAGTCTAGCGCCTGATCTGTTAAAGAAAGCGCGCATCCTGTTTGATGATTTCTACGAGCAGGGCGGCCATAAGCTCAGCCACCTTTACCCGTCAGTAAAAGAGACGCTGGTTGAACTGCATAAAGCGGGCTTCACCATGGCACTTGTGACCAACAAGCCGTCGAAATTTGTACCCGACGTTCTGGCGCAACACGGTATTGATAAGTACTTTGTTGATGTGTTGGGCGGCGACTCTTTCCCAGAGAAAAAGCCGAACCCTGTGGCGCTGAACTGGTTGCTAGAAAAGCACAATGTGAAGGCAGAAGAGGTGCTGATGGTTGGCGATTCAAGTAACGACATCAAAGCCGCTAAGAATGCAGGCTGTCACTCGTTTGGTCTGACTTACGGCTACAACCACGGTGAGCCAATTTCAGCATCAAACCCTGACTATGTCGCAGGCAACATTGCGCAATTACTAGATGTCGTTCTAGTTTCAGCATAA
- a CDS encoding SPOR domain-containing protein has product MSLAHELRVLELESQVELLERLQLLTNFGSNLVTVAGKAGSGRSWLAQRYLEAWSTERNQCLLLCHPSQDDQQRRALILSQIVSDPLFNQHDSLSDSLTRLLDGEPCHVVIVVDDAHRLSELLVSELWMLVLEAQSNPQWTINIVLFSETGHLDTLLTRLSYGQQHKPIDLEIDDLSQPEAEHFFESLVIRYVDDESETRVRRAFSKARPLPGELMALGELKVEKRIIIRSIIGSPINIAIVVALLLLLIGGGYWWMFSQPTPDDKAQSLIAPIEQTAIPTFEVESGTEQTGVNEAVDSETTTDMSYQGADDDSSSLPPSVVEDTASVGEAEQDQQRVVITSDVVDALLDDKAESADTSALDENTDAAVSSQSDSVEAESQSTADEESERTDSTPPAKKITFSFAREELQAISPRAYTLQLSAMTSLEDVQSFIEEYDLENKVRIYPTLRNDTKWFIITYQDYPTIQLARDAVSLLSKPLQQLEPWAKSMNQVHREIERAK; this is encoded by the coding sequence ATGAGTTTGGCTCATGAATTAAGAGTATTAGAGTTAGAGTCTCAAGTTGAGCTGCTAGAGCGCTTACAGCTTTTGACTAACTTTGGCTCAAATCTTGTAACGGTCGCTGGCAAAGCTGGTTCTGGCCGCTCTTGGTTGGCTCAGCGTTATCTTGAAGCATGGTCAACAGAAAGAAATCAGTGTTTACTACTTTGTCATCCAAGCCAAGACGATCAACAACGCCGCGCACTTATTCTTAGCCAAATTGTTTCTGACCCCCTGTTTAATCAACATGATTCTTTATCTGATAGCCTAACAAGGCTACTGGATGGAGAGCCGTGTCATGTGGTTATCGTTGTTGATGATGCGCACCGTCTCTCTGAGCTATTGGTATCCGAATTATGGATGTTGGTACTGGAAGCTCAATCAAACCCTCAGTGGACGATCAATATCGTTCTCTTCTCGGAAACGGGTCATCTAGACACTCTATTAACACGTCTGAGTTACGGCCAACAACACAAGCCTATCGATCTCGAGATCGATGATCTTTCACAACCAGAAGCTGAACATTTTTTTGAATCACTGGTGATTCGATATGTTGATGATGAGTCTGAAACTCGCGTGCGACGTGCGTTTAGTAAAGCGCGACCTCTGCCCGGAGAGTTAATGGCTTTAGGAGAATTGAAAGTGGAAAAAAGGATTATTATTCGCTCAATCATTGGTTCACCGATCAATATCGCGATTGTGGTGGCCTTGTTGCTGTTGTTAATTGGTGGCGGTTATTGGTGGATGTTCAGTCAGCCAACACCAGACGATAAAGCGCAATCTCTAATTGCACCGATTGAACAGACGGCTATTCCAACCTTTGAAGTGGAAAGCGGCACTGAACAAACCGGCGTCAATGAAGCTGTTGACTCTGAAACAACAACCGACATGAGTTACCAAGGCGCAGATGATGACAGCTCTTCTCTGCCACCGAGTGTCGTTGAAGACACCGCCAGTGTTGGAGAGGCCGAGCAAGATCAGCAGCGCGTTGTGATCACCTCTGACGTGGTTGATGCTTTGCTGGATGACAAAGCTGAGAGTGCCGATACCAGTGCGCTTGATGAAAATACCGATGCTGCTGTGAGTTCGCAGTCTGATTCAGTAGAAGCCGAGTCACAGTCGACAGCCGATGAAGAATCAGAACGAACTGACTCAACACCGCCGGCTAAAAAGATCACCTTCTCTTTTGCTCGTGAAGAGTTACAAGCTATCTCGCCACGAGCATATACTCTGCAGTTGAGCGCGATGACCTCACTGGAAGATGTACAATCTTTCATTGAGGAGTATGACCTTGAGAACAAGGTTCGTATCTACCCAACACTTCGCAACGACACCAAGTGGTTTATCATCACTTATCAAGATTACCCAACAATTCAACTGGCACGAGACGCGGTAAGCCTGTTATCAAAACCACTTCAGCAGTTAGAACCTTGGGCAAAATCGATGAATCAAGTGCATCGAGAAATAGAACGTGCGAAATAA
- the rpe gene encoding ribulose-phosphate 3-epimerase, whose protein sequence is MKDFLIAPSILSADFARLGEDVEKVLAAGADVVHFDVMDNHYVPNLTFGAPICKALRDYGITAPIDVHLMVKPVDSIVPEFAKAGASMITFHVEASEHVDRTLQLIKEHGCKAGVVLNPATPLSCLDYIMDKVDMILLMSVNPGFGGQSFIPHTLDKLRAVRKLIDDSGRDIRLEIDGGVKVDNIREIAEAGADMFVAGSAIFNQPDYKEVIDEIRAELAKVNA, encoded by the coding sequence ATGAAAGATTTTCTAATCGCTCCATCGATTTTGTCTGCAGATTTTGCTCGTCTTGGTGAAGATGTAGAAAAAGTACTCGCAGCGGGTGCTGATGTTGTGCACTTTGATGTGATGGACAACCATTACGTACCTAACCTGACTTTTGGCGCGCCTATCTGTAAAGCGCTGCGCGACTACGGTATTACCGCTCCGATCGATGTTCACCTAATGGTTAAGCCAGTGGACAGTATCGTGCCTGAGTTTGCGAAAGCTGGCGCATCAATGATTACTTTTCACGTTGAAGCATCAGAGCACGTCGATCGTACTCTACAGCTAATCAAAGAACACGGCTGTAAAGCAGGTGTGGTTCTTAACCCAGCAACACCACTGTCTTGCCTAGATTACATCATGGACAAAGTAGACATGATTCTACTAATGTCTGTGAACCCTGGCTTCGGCGGTCAATCTTTCATTCCTCATACTCTTGATAAGCTGCGTGCTGTACGTAAGCTGATTGATGACTCAGGCCGTGATATTCGCCTTGAGATTGATGGCGGCGTGAAGGTTGATAACATCCGTGAAATTGCAGAAGCGGGCGCAGATATGTTCGTTGCTGGTTCGGCTATCTTCAATCAACCGGATTACAAAGAAGTGATTGATGAGATACGTGCAGAGCTTGCAAAAGTTAACGCATAA
- the aroB gene encoding 3-dehydroquinate synthase: MERITVNLAERSYPISIGAGLFEDPAYLSFLSGKQKVVVISNVTVAPLYADKILSLLDQVGCQTSLLELPDGEQHKTLETFNSVMSYMLEGNYSRDVVVIALGGGVIGDLVGFAASCYQRGIDFIQIPTTLLSQVDSSVGGKTAVNHPLGKNMIGAFYQPKSVIIDTNCLSTLPEREFAAGIAEVIKYGIIYDEAFFDWLEQNLEKLYQLDEEALITAIARCCAIKAEVVAIDEKESGIRALLNLGHTFGHAIEAELGYGNWLHGEAVSSGTVMAAKTAQLQGLISQQQLERIISILKNAKLPIHTPESMSFEDFMKHMMRDKKVLSGQLRLVLPTSIGAAEVVADVPQDIIKQAIDFCRTL; encoded by the coding sequence ATGGAACGGATTACGGTCAATCTAGCTGAGCGTAGCTACCCTATCTCTATTGGCGCCGGGTTATTTGAAGACCCGGCGTACCTTTCTTTTTTATCAGGCAAACAGAAAGTTGTTGTTATCAGTAATGTGACAGTAGCGCCTCTTTATGCCGATAAAATTTTATCGCTATTGGATCAAGTAGGCTGTCAAACTTCTCTTTTAGAGTTGCCAGATGGTGAACAGCACAAAACTCTTGAAACGTTCAATTCAGTGATGAGCTACATGCTTGAAGGAAATTACAGCCGTGATGTGGTGGTGATTGCTTTAGGTGGTGGAGTTATCGGTGATTTGGTCGGTTTTGCTGCTTCTTGTTACCAGCGCGGTATTGATTTCATTCAAATTCCAACGACACTTCTTTCTCAAGTGGACTCTTCTGTAGGTGGTAAAACCGCAGTAAACCATCCCCTTGGTAAGAATATGATCGGCGCTTTCTATCAACCAAAATCTGTCATCATCGATACTAACTGTTTATCTACGCTTCCAGAGCGTGAATTTGCTGCGGGTATTGCTGAGGTGATCAAATACGGCATCATTTACGATGAAGCCTTCTTTGATTGGTTGGAACAGAATTTAGAGAAACTTTATCAACTTGATGAAGAGGCACTGATTACCGCAATTGCTCGTTGTTGTGCAATTAAGGCTGAAGTGGTGGCTATAGATGAAAAAGAGTCAGGAATCAGAGCGTTATTGAACCTAGGTCATACATTTGGTCATGCGATCGAAGCAGAACTAGGCTATGGTAATTGGCTACATGGTGAAGCTGTGTCGTCAGGGACTGTAATGGCAGCGAAAACTGCTCAATTACAGGGACTGATCTCTCAGCAGCAACTTGAGCGAATTATTTCTATACTCAAGAATGCGAAACTGCCAATCCATACGCCAGAAAGCATGTCTTTTGAAGACTTTATGAAACACATGATGCGCGATAAAAAAGTACTGTCTGGTCAGTTACGTTTGGTATTGCCAACAAGTATTGGTGCTGCTGAAGTGGTCGCTGATGTGCCTCAAGATATCATCAAACAAGCGATCGACTTCTGCCGTACCCTTTAA